Below is a window of Acidobacteriota bacterium DNA.
GGCCTGGCGGGCGCGCTGTGCATCGCGGCCATCATCGGCAAGCAGCTGGCCATGCTGGGCGTGCTGGAGAAGGGGCTGGATCGCCTGTCAGTCGGCATCGGCATGATCCCCCGCGGCGAGGTCGGCCTGATCTTCGCCAACATTGGTCTAACCCTGGTGCTGGGCGGCGAGCGCATCGTGGATCAAAGCACCTTCTCCGCCGTGGTGGTGATGGTGATCGTAACCACCGTCGTCACACCTCCGCTGCTCAAGTGGAGCCTGAACCGCCGCAGGCTTGTCAATATTGCCTCTGATGGCGATGGTCGGTGATGAGATGGCCAACGACATCCGCCTGATCGCCGTGGACCTCGACGGCACCCTGCTGAACTCCAAGAAACAAATATCGGACGAGGACCGCGCCGCGCTGGCCGAGGCCGCCGCGCGCGGCATCCGAGTGGTCCCGACGACGGGGCGCAATTACTCGTTCGCGCTGCCAGTGCTGGAGTCGCTCGGTTTTGCGACGACCATGGTGTGCAGCAATGGTGCGATCATCCGGTCGAGCCGCGGCGAGACGCACTTCCAACGCCTGCTCCCCCGGCGGATAGCGCGGGAGGTTCTGAAGGTCTCGCGCGAGTTCCACCAGTTCGCGGTTTTGATGTATGACGGAGATGGGCCGGGGCAGTTGCAAATGCTCAAATCCGCGGAATTGCCCAAAGTACACACTTTCACGGAATCCTCCACTCCGCCCACAAATTTCGGATTAACCACTCTGCCCAAATCAGCGGAATCCGCGGAAAACTCGCCACTGCGTTCCATCGCCGATTCCGCGTGGGCAAAAAAGAATTTCGAGCTGATCGAGACCGTCAAACGCCTGGAAGTTGCGCGCGA
It encodes the following:
- a CDS encoding HAD-IIB family hydrolase, whose amino-acid sequence is MSILPLMAMVGDEMANDIRLIAVDLDGTLLNSKKQISDEDRAALAEAAARGIRVVPTTGRNYSFALPVLESLGFATTMVCSNGAIIRSSRGETHFQRLLPRRIAREVLKVSREFHQFAVLMYDGDGPGQLQMLKSAELPKVHTFTESSTPPTNFGLTTLPKSAESAENSPLRSIADSAWAKKNFELIETVKRLEVARDSDPLEILYAGPVAAMRELIETLRAHFAGMVFEDAPAPDGAFQDGEESFCMMRTEYPAQDFSMLDVIHAQCSKGRALAQLGQSLGIAREQVMAIGDNFNDLDMLEFAGLAVVMGNATSEFQQDTVTRRGWQLTHDCDSSGVAHALRTHVL